Proteins found in one Microbacterium sp. LWS13-1.2 genomic segment:
- a CDS encoding polysaccharide biosynthesis tyrosine autokinase, which translates to MELTDYIRILRKNWVIIVVATLVGIGIAAAWSLTRTPQYEAQSTVFVSTQSGSTIQDLQQGSNFTQSRVQTYTNLVTTPIVMNPVIAELELGTTANDLGARVEASAALNTTLITITVTDTDPVRAAETANALAMSLTAVVEQLETPNGTDTSPVSLERVKDALPPLEPSSPNVPLNLALGALVGLALGIGVAVLRAVLDTRIRTPRDVEQVSDRPIIGAIAFDPRAKERPLIVHADPLSPRAESFRSMRTNLQFLENEGRASFVITSSVPSEGKSTTAINLAIALADAGKRVALLDTDLRKPKVAEYLGIEGGAGLTDVLIGRARLSDVMLPWGNRSLYVLPAGKIPPNPSELLGSKSMRQLLEALERDVDIVLCDAPPLLPVTDASILAKQTNGAILIVSAGHTNRHQLSGAIDALQTAGAHIAGIAMTMVPTRGPDSYAYGYGYGSYGYVDAAPAKKTKRTKPPKTAKSAKSAPAGSPAATFAPAQPSAAQPAAAPARQAPAAARPAPQAAPAVSAPVRSMPATPLEESRATPQNGGLTIDDIVRQAGGSSSAPGRNDPLP; encoded by the coding sequence ATGGAGCTCACCGACTACATCCGGATCCTCCGCAAGAACTGGGTCATCATCGTCGTGGCGACCCTTGTGGGCATCGGCATCGCCGCAGCCTGGTCGCTCACGCGCACCCCCCAGTACGAGGCGCAGAGCACGGTCTTCGTGTCGACCCAGTCGGGTTCGACGATCCAGGATCTGCAGCAGGGATCGAACTTCACGCAGTCCCGCGTGCAGACCTACACGAACCTCGTCACGACGCCGATCGTGATGAATCCGGTCATCGCCGAGCTCGAGCTCGGCACGACGGCGAACGATCTGGGCGCGCGGGTCGAGGCATCCGCCGCGCTCAACACGACGCTGATCACGATCACCGTGACCGATACGGATCCGGTCCGCGCCGCCGAGACCGCGAACGCGCTCGCGATGTCGCTGACGGCCGTCGTGGAGCAGCTCGAGACACCCAACGGCACCGACACGAGCCCGGTCAGCCTCGAACGGGTGAAGGACGCGCTGCCGCCGCTCGAACCCTCCAGCCCGAACGTGCCGCTGAACCTGGCGCTGGGCGCCCTGGTGGGGCTCGCGCTCGGCATCGGCGTGGCGGTGCTGCGCGCCGTGCTCGACACGCGCATCCGCACGCCGCGCGACGTGGAGCAGGTCAGCGATCGCCCGATCATCGGCGCCATCGCGTTCGACCCGAGGGCGAAGGAGCGGCCGCTCATCGTGCACGCCGATCCGCTCAGCCCCCGGGCCGAGTCGTTCCGGTCGATGCGCACGAACCTGCAATTCCTCGAGAACGAGGGGCGCGCGTCGTTCGTCATCACCTCGAGTGTGCCGAGCGAGGGCAAGTCGACGACCGCCATCAACCTCGCGATCGCGCTCGCCGACGCAGGCAAGCGGGTGGCACTGCTCGACACCGATCTGCGCAAGCCCAAGGTCGCCGAGTACCTCGGCATCGAGGGCGGCGCAGGTCTCACCGACGTGCTCATCGGCCGCGCGCGCCTGAGCGACGTGATGCTCCCGTGGGGCAACCGCAGCCTCTACGTGCTGCCCGCCGGCAAGATCCCGCCGAACCCGAGCGAGCTGCTCGGCTCGAAGAGCATGCGCCAGCTGCTCGAGGCGCTTGAGCGCGACGTCGACATCGTGCTGTGCGACGCCCCTCCCCTGCTCCCCGTGACGGATGCCTCCATCCTGGCGAAGCAGACCAACGGGGCGATTCTCATCGTCTCGGCCGGTCACACCAACCGCCATCAGCTGTCGGGGGCGATCGACGCGCTGCAGACCGCGGGTGCGCACATCGCGGGCATCGCGATGACGATGGTCCCCACGCGCGGACCGGACTCATACGCCTACGGCTATGGCTACGGCTCGTACGGGTACGTCGACGCGGCGCCGGCGAAGAAGACCAAGCGCACCAAGCCCCCGAAGACCGCGAAGTCCGCGAAGTCCGCTCCCGCGGGCTCGCCCGCGGCGACCTTCGCGCCCGCTCAGCCCAGTGCCGCTCAGCCCGCTGCCGCTCCGGCGCGCCAGGCTCCTGCGGCTGCTCGCCCGGCGCCTCAGGCGGCTCCCGCCGTCTCGGCGCCGGTGCGGTCGATGCCGGCGACGCCGCTGGAGGAGTCACGAGCGACTCCGCAGAACGGGGGGCTCACGATCGACGACATCGTGCGGCAGGCGGGCGGCTCGTCGAGCGCCCCGGGCCGCAACGACCCCCTGCCCTGA
- a CDS encoding low molecular weight phosphatase family protein produces the protein MFAILTVCTGNICRSPLAEQLLRARLADLAPYVASAGTRGLPAAPMTVEAAHIARALGVPDDETDAHRSRFLTEQHLDTPDLILAMTRVHRRAIAELAPSRLRSTFTIREFARLAAAVPADELRAAADAAASPSEKLRAAASVVASYRGLVPPPEDPDDDDVIDPYRQPWETYLLSAQQLEPAVTAVAATVRAALT, from the coding sequence TTGTTCGCGATCCTCACGGTCTGCACGGGCAACATCTGCCGTTCGCCGCTCGCCGAGCAGCTGCTGCGCGCACGGCTCGCAGACCTCGCTCCCTACGTCGCGAGCGCCGGCACGCGCGGTCTGCCCGCGGCGCCGATGACGGTCGAGGCGGCGCATATCGCGCGGGCGCTCGGCGTCCCCGACGATGAGACCGACGCCCACCGCTCGCGGTTCCTCACCGAACAGCACCTCGACACGCCCGACCTGATCCTCGCGATGACGCGCGTGCATCGCCGTGCCATCGCCGAGCTGGCGCCGTCTCGCCTGCGTTCGACGTTCACGATCCGTGAGTTCGCTCGACTGGCCGCGGCCGTGCCCGCCGACGAGCTGCGGGCGGCGGCGGATGCCGCCGCCTCACCGTCCGAGAAGCTGCGGGCCGCGGCATCCGTGGTCGCGTCGTACCGCGGTCTCGTGCCGCCACCGGAGGATCCCGACGACGACGATGTGATCGACCCGTACCGGCAGCCGTGGGAGACCTACCTGCTGTCGGCACAGCAGCTCGAGCCCGCCGTCACGGCGGTCGCTGCAACCGTGCGCGCAGCGCTGACGTAA
- a CDS encoding type II CAAX endopeptidase family protein encodes MPDQPSDATPTVDVWAIQPPAAAIVDADGAVAPVDGPAPRRSRRASHEARTDWRLGGRTVLRWREGLLAVALVSLGAAVLLGSLVATVWDSPWAAASATVIMWLGMLGPIVWAFTRSRPIGLLRLRAIDLLYGLVLGALLRTTQGWIEGLDGSAATLPTLLQVDGSWALSTVALDVVAPVVVAPLVEEFFFRAVVLVALYTVLRRPFGKLTAGLVAALASTALFVLVHGISGDVDASGVVSLSLLGMVCALLVLLTGRIWGAVLVHAVYNASYVGLGLLVGAMT; translated from the coding sequence GTGCCTGACCAGCCTAGCGACGCCACGCCCACGGTCGACGTGTGGGCGATCCAGCCGCCGGCCGCCGCGATCGTCGACGCGGACGGCGCCGTCGCGCCCGTGGACGGGCCGGCGCCGCGCCGCTCCCGTCGCGCATCGCACGAGGCTCGCACCGACTGGCGCCTGGGCGGACGCACCGTGCTGCGGTGGCGCGAGGGGCTGCTGGCCGTCGCGCTGGTGTCGCTCGGCGCCGCCGTGCTGCTCGGGTCGCTCGTCGCCACGGTGTGGGATTCGCCGTGGGCTGCGGCATCCGCCACCGTCATCATGTGGCTCGGGATGCTGGGCCCTATCGTCTGGGCGTTCACCCGGTCGCGACCGATCGGCCTGCTGCGGCTGCGAGCCATCGACCTGCTCTACGGGCTGGTGCTGGGTGCGCTCCTGCGCACCACCCAGGGATGGATCGAAGGACTGGATGGCAGCGCGGCGACGCTCCCGACCCTGCTGCAGGTCGACGGCTCGTGGGCGCTCTCGACGGTCGCTCTCGACGTCGTGGCACCGGTCGTGGTCGCGCCGCTCGTCGAGGAGTTCTTCTTCCGCGCCGTGGTGCTCGTCGCGCTTTACACCGTGCTGCGGCGCCCGTTCGGCAAGCTCACCGCCGGGCTCGTGGCCGCGCTCGCCTCGACCGCGTTGTTCGTGCTGGTGCACGGCATCTCGGGCGACGTCGACGCGAGCGGCGTGGTGTCGCTCTCGCTTCTGGGGATGGTATGCGCGCTGCTGGTGCTGCTGACCGGGCGCATCTGGGGAGCCGTGCTCGTGCACGCGGTCTACAACGCCTCGTACGTGGGTTTGGGCCTGCTCGTAGGCGCAATGACCTAG
- a CDS encoding LPXTG cell wall anchor domain-containing protein, which translates to MFKKTFAAIAVAGLLVLGGAGAASADYTPDPPTVVVSDTTPAVGQTITITFNNLNVPFVRITVTPGQGVTLASLVHAAGSGGVEKQVVDGSASVQFTASQTGTYVVTAVDGEGNVVATQTITVGTAAAGGGSAQLPATGGEVPGAFIWLGVGAIGLGGIAVAAAVARRRAAANR; encoded by the coding sequence ATGTTCAAGAAGACTTTCGCCGCGATTGCTGTCGCCGGCCTGCTGGTTCTCGGCGGCGCCGGTGCGGCATCCGCCGACTACACGCCTGACCCCCCGACAGTTGTCGTGAGCGACACCACGCCGGCTGTGGGTCAGACCATCACCATCACGTTCAACAACCTGAACGTCCCCTTCGTCCGCATCACGGTCACCCCCGGCCAGGGCGTCACCCTCGCATCGCTGGTCCACGCCGCAGGTAGCGGCGGGGTGGAGAAGCAGGTCGTCGACGGCTCGGCTTCGGTCCAGTTCACGGCCAGCCAGACCGGCACCTACGTCGTCACCGCCGTGGACGGCGAGGGCAACGTGGTTGCCACGCAGACGATCACCGTCGGGACTGCCGCTGCCGGCGGTGGCTCGGCCCAGCTGCCCGCCACGGGTGGCGAGGTTCCGGGTGCGTTCATCTGGCTCGGCGTCGGCGCCATCGGCCTCGGCGGCATCGCTGTCGCGGCTGCGGTCGCCCGTCGTCGCGCTGCTGCCAACCGCTGA
- a CDS encoding CPBP family intramembrane glutamic endopeptidase: MVNDGADVSVDAPGRRRAWRHPWVALAVAAVGALLAAAVILWLPSVHAVIWAWPLILVAFVDLVLLSAPLLGAVIVAARVTQERFTVATGLRGFSWIDVVAGLGVGLVARALVELVAPSTGGLGGGLIPNDSSVMAAMIVTLAGAVLVTPVIEELFFRGLLQRSLGDALEGAGRWVAGPVAVLFSTALFAGLHALAAGPFVPVGLLLGTVAVGLGCGVLTLLTGRLAGALTAHVVFNAVGAALLIW, translated from the coding sequence ATGGTGAACGACGGGGCCGATGTGTCGGTAGATGCGCCGGGTCGCCGGCGCGCGTGGCGACATCCATGGGTGGCACTGGCGGTGGCGGCCGTCGGCGCACTGCTCGCCGCGGCGGTGATCCTCTGGCTCCCGTCGGTGCACGCGGTGATCTGGGCCTGGCCGCTGATCCTGGTCGCGTTCGTCGACCTGGTGCTGCTGTCGGCTCCGCTGCTCGGCGCGGTCATCGTGGCCGCGCGGGTGACGCAGGAGCGGTTCACGGTGGCCACCGGGTTGCGCGGATTCTCATGGATCGACGTCGTTGCGGGGCTGGGCGTCGGGCTCGTCGCGCGAGCGCTCGTGGAGCTCGTCGCGCCCTCCACCGGTGGCCTCGGGGGCGGGCTGATCCCGAATGACTCGAGCGTGATGGCCGCGATGATCGTCACCCTCGCGGGCGCCGTTCTCGTCACTCCCGTGATCGAGGAGCTGTTCTTCCGCGGATTGCTCCAGCGCTCGTTGGGTGATGCGCTTGAGGGCGCGGGGCGGTGGGTCGCCGGTCCGGTGGCCGTGCTCTTCTCGACGGCGCTGTTCGCGGGACTGCACGCACTTGCGGCAGGACCGTTCGTCCCCGTCGGCCTGCTGCTCGGCACCGTCGCTGTGGGGCTGGGGTGCGGCGTGCTGACGCTGCTGACCGGCAGGCTCGCCGGGGCCTTGACGGCGCACGTCGTCTTCAACGCCGTCGGGGCTGCGCTGCTGATCTGGTGA
- a CDS encoding DUF222 domain-containing protein, whose product MDANRDSNVRGWWDASDMNILTDLRGRLDRLAAWSELDVDAEALPSSAARLSDSSVLEVLAEVGAIANDADRLQAVLAGVAATRSSRERGQGGLAAGQGFSTPEKLIQSITGGTRAEAVRQVRVGKSLVEGTDAAPPAVMPGGDVSGVPVLPGFGADGVGSGSGDGHPGAVADDEVGGVMPDETPVRVAPWDEPLRRGLLDGRLTTAQHDAIRRGLGEPRVATAERGAVPGANDSPGESGPGGVAGAGGADAPGDDGDPGAESMLFPPVDPAEEAAREAMVREAWTLAAEALAAEASGQPVEELAKRARTMRDMLDPVGAEERYGRRFENRGFRMWIDADGQERGTIAFDDEMGAFVRSVLAAGLRPRRGGPRFMTDEERAAAESLIEDPRTNDQLAYDLLMDMTRAGALAEAKRVFGSRQPGVRMVVVKDAGPRDAFGRLIAVGHDVDGGCALPGSVIDRNACANGAIEVIVDPEGNPFDLGREARMYSAAQRVALAVRDGGCVWPGCDRPPSYCEAHHCDHFAEGGETNVDRGVLLCRFHHMKLHNTGWRITRDGKGTFVLRPPAGEGGPIVLVSKSAWSWAWDPPRPPDRAEWRQPPDLPPRPGSPGAWTHERSHPVGPARGGGLRTGT is encoded by the coding sequence GTGGATGCGAACAGAGATTCGAATGTCAGAGGTTGGTGGGATGCTTCAGATATGAACATCCTCACCGATCTGCGGGGCCGGCTCGACCGGCTCGCGGCATGGTCGGAGCTGGATGTCGATGCTGAGGCGCTCCCGTCGAGCGCGGCGCGGCTGAGCGATTCGTCGGTGCTCGAGGTCCTCGCCGAGGTCGGCGCGATCGCGAACGACGCCGACCGGTTGCAGGCGGTGCTCGCCGGAGTCGCGGCCACGAGGTCCTCGCGCGAGCGCGGTCAGGGTGGACTCGCCGCGGGGCAGGGGTTCTCCACGCCCGAGAAGCTGATCCAGTCGATCACCGGCGGCACGAGGGCCGAGGCTGTGCGCCAGGTGCGCGTCGGCAAGTCGCTCGTGGAGGGGACGGATGCTGCGCCCCCGGCGGTCATGCCGGGCGGCGACGTCTCGGGGGTTCCGGTGCTTCCGGGGTTCGGTGCCGACGGGGTCGGCAGCGGCTCGGGCGATGGGCATCCGGGGGCCGTTGCGGACGACGAGGTCGGAGGTGTCATGCCGGATGAGACGCCGGTGCGGGTGGCGCCGTGGGATGAGCCGCTGCGGCGGGGACTGCTCGATGGGCGGCTGACGACGGCACAGCATGACGCGATCCGGCGTGGGCTCGGTGAGCCTCGAGTGGCGACCGCTGAGCGCGGTGCCGTGCCTGGCGCGAACGATTCGCCGGGCGAGTCTGGCCCGGGTGGTGTTGCGGGCGCGGGTGGCGCGGATGCGCCCGGAGACGACGGGGATCCGGGGGCGGAGTCGATGCTGTTCCCGCCGGTGGACCCGGCTGAAGAGGCCGCGCGCGAAGCGATGGTGCGTGAGGCGTGGACGCTGGCGGCGGAAGCGCTCGCGGCGGAGGCGTCAGGGCAGCCGGTGGAGGAACTGGCGAAGCGCGCGCGGACCATGCGGGACATGCTCGACCCGGTCGGGGCCGAGGAACGTTACGGTCGACGGTTCGAGAACCGCGGATTCCGGATGTGGATCGACGCGGATGGGCAGGAACGCGGCACGATCGCCTTCGACGATGAGATGGGCGCGTTCGTGCGGTCCGTGCTAGCCGCGGGGCTGCGCCCCCGCCGCGGCGGACCGCGCTTCATGACCGACGAAGAGCGTGCGGCCGCGGAGAGCCTCATCGAAGACCCGCGCACGAACGACCAGCTCGCCTATGACCTGCTGATGGACATGACTCGCGCCGGCGCGCTCGCCGAGGCGAAGCGTGTGTTCGGATCCCGGCAGCCGGGTGTGCGGATGGTCGTCGTCAAGGACGCCGGACCCCGCGATGCCTTCGGTCGACTGATCGCGGTCGGGCACGACGTGGACGGCGGATGCGCGCTGCCGGGTTCGGTGATCGACCGCAACGCGTGCGCGAACGGGGCCATCGAGGTCATCGTCGATCCCGAAGGCAACCCGTTCGACCTCGGGCGTGAAGCCCGCATGTACTCAGCCGCGCAGCGAGTCGCGCTCGCGGTCCGCGACGGCGGCTGTGTCTGGCCCGGCTGCGACCGACCTCCGTCGTACTGCGAAGCCCATCATTGCGATCACTTCGCTGAGGGCGGAGAGACGAACGTCGATCGGGGCGTGCTGCTCTGCAGGTTCCACCATATGAAGCTGCACAACACCGGGTGGCGCATCACCAGAGACGGGAAGGGGACATTCGTGCTCCGCCCGCCGGCCGGCGAGGGCGGCCCGATCGTGCTCGTCTCCAAGTCGGCGTGGAGCTGGGCGTGGGATCCACCCCGACCACCCGACCGCGCCGAGTGGCGGCAACCGCCGGATCTTCCGCCGAGACCCGGAAGCCCGGGCGCGTGGACCCACGAAAGGTCACACCCCGTGGGGCCTGCCAGGGGCGGCGGACTGAGAACCGGCACCTGA
- the galU gene encoding UTP--glucose-1-phosphate uridylyltransferase GalU, with translation MNAPSIKAVIPAAGLGTRFLPATKAMPKEMLPVVDKPAIQYVVEEAVAAGIDDVLVIIGRNKNALANHFDRVTELEDTLHRKGDMTKLERVMHSSSLADVHFVRQGDPRGLGHAVLRARKHVGNETFAVLLGDDLIDARDPLLSRMIEVSQGQSATVVALMEVDPSQIHLYGCADVEPTDEADIVKIKALVEKPSADEAPSNLAIIGRYVLKPEIFDVLERTDPGKGGEIQLTDALEVLADDEQVAGPVLGVVFAGRRYDTGDRLDYLKSSIRLALDREDLGPELAQWIKELAPQLD, from the coding sequence ATGAATGCACCGTCGATCAAAGCAGTGATCCCCGCCGCAGGCTTGGGCACGCGCTTCCTCCCTGCCACCAAGGCGATGCCGAAGGAGATGCTCCCCGTCGTCGACAAGCCCGCCATTCAGTACGTCGTCGAAGAGGCGGTGGCCGCGGGCATCGACGATGTGCTCGTCATCATCGGACGCAACAAGAACGCGCTCGCCAACCACTTCGACCGCGTGACCGAGCTCGAGGACACGCTTCACCGCAAGGGCGACATGACGAAGCTCGAGCGGGTCATGCATTCCAGTTCGCTCGCGGACGTCCATTTCGTCCGCCAGGGCGACCCGCGCGGTCTCGGTCACGCGGTGCTGCGCGCCCGCAAGCACGTCGGCAACGAGACCTTCGCCGTTCTCCTCGGCGATGACCTCATCGACGCCCGCGACCCGCTGCTCTCCCGCATGATCGAGGTGTCGCAGGGCCAGTCGGCGACGGTCGTCGCGCTCATGGAGGTGGATCCGAGCCAGATCCACCTGTACGGGTGCGCCGACGTCGAGCCCACCGACGAAGCCGACATCGTGAAGATCAAGGCTCTGGTCGAGAAGCCGTCGGCCGACGAGGCACCGAGCAACCTGGCGATCATCGGTCGCTACGTGCTCAAGCCTGAGATCTTCGACGTGCTCGAGCGCACCGATCCCGGCAAGGGTGGCGAGATCCAGCTGACGGATGCCCTCGAGGTGCTCGCCGACGACGAGCAGGTCGCCGGACCGGTGCTCGGTGTCGTGTTCGCAGGTCGCCGCTATGACACCGGCGATCGCCTCGACTACCTGAAGTCGAGCATCCGGCTCGCCCTCGACCGCGAGGACCTCGGCCCCGAACTCGCCCAGTGGATCAAGGAACTCGCACCGCAGCTCGACTGA
- the rplM gene encoding 50S ribosomal protein L13: MTRTYTPKAGEIQREWLVIDATDVVLGRLASHAATLLRGKHKPTFAPHVDQGDFVIIINAEKVALTGQKLEQKKAYRHSGYPGGLKSVTYSELLEKNPVRAVEKAVRGMLPKNSLGRDQLSKLKVYRGAEHPHAAQKPTAYVFDQVAQ; encoded by the coding sequence GTGACGCGCACTTACACCCCCAAGGCTGGCGAGATCCAGCGCGAGTGGCTGGTCATCGACGCGACTGACGTCGTCCTCGGCCGTCTCGCTTCGCACGCCGCCACCCTCCTCCGTGGCAAGCACAAGCCGACGTTCGCACCGCACGTCGACCAGGGCGACTTCGTCATCATCATCAACGCCGAGAAGGTCGCGCTGACGGGCCAGAAGCTCGAGCAGAAGAAGGCGTACCGTCACTCGGGCTACCCGGGCGGCCTGAAGTCGGTCACCTACTCGGAGCTCCTCGAGAAGAACCCGGTCCGCGCCGTGGAGAAGGCCGTCCGCGGCATGCTCCCGAAGAACTCGCTCGGCCGCGACCAGCTGTCGAAGCTCAAGGTGTACCGCGGTGCCGAGCACCCGCACGCCGCGCAGAAGCCCACCGCGTACGTTTTCGACCAGGTCGCCCAGTAA
- the rpsI gene encoding 30S ribosomal protein S9, which yields MANIEETPTSYSTESQVDETVVAAERPVLSVSGAAVGRRKQAIARVRVIPGSGTITVNGRAFEDYFPNKLHQQLITDPFTVLNLTDAYDVIVRISGGGPSGQAGALRLGIARALNEIDTENNRPTLKKAGFLSRDARVIERKKAGLKKARKAPQYSKR from the coding sequence ATGGCGAACATCGAAGAAACCCCCACGAGCTACTCCACCGAGTCCCAGGTCGACGAGACCGTCGTCGCCGCCGAGCGCCCCGTGCTCTCGGTGTCGGGTGCGGCCGTCGGTCGCCGCAAGCAGGCCATCGCCCGCGTGCGCGTCATCCCCGGCTCGGGCACCATCACCGTCAACGGCCGTGCGTTCGAGGACTACTTCCCGAACAAGCTGCACCAGCAGCTCATCACCGACCCGTTCACGGTGCTCAACCTCACCGACGCGTACGACGTCATCGTGCGCATCTCGGGCGGTGGCCCCTCGGGCCAGGCCGGCGCGCTGCGCCTCGGCATCGCTCGTGCGCTCAACGAGATCGACACCGAGAACAACCGCCCGACCCTCAAGAAGGCCGGCTTCCTCTCGCGTGACGCCCGCGTCATCGAGCGCAAGAAGGCCGGTCTCAAGAAGGCCCGCAAGGCGCCTCAGTACTCGAAGCGCTGA
- the glmM gene encoding phosphoglucosamine mutase yields the protein MPIFGTDGVRGLANGPLTADLALSLAQATAVVLGQGRTAEARRAAGKRLSAVVARDPRVSGEFLSAAVEAGLASSGVDVFDAGVLPTPAAAFLIADMDADFGVMVSASHNPAPDNGIKIFARGGVKLPDVVEERIESAMSGPKLLPTGGAIGRIRRFADAEDRYVVHLLGSLPHRLDGLHVVLDCAHGAASGVSPETFKDAGARVTVIGADPDGININDGVGSTHLDVLSRAVLEHGADVGIAHDGDADRCLAVDATGKIVDGDQIMAILAVSMKNRGRLKDDTLVATVMSNLGLHRAMSAHGIHVETTAVGDRYVLERMNEGGFSLGGEQSGHVIMSDYATTGDGVLTGLHLVAEMARTGKTLAELASIMTVYPQVLVNVRGVDRTRAGSDDVVQDAVARASAELGLSGRVLLRPSGTEEMVRVMVEAGSEDDARRHADALADVVRERLAL from the coding sequence ATGCCGATCTTTGGCACGGACGGGGTGAGGGGGCTGGCCAACGGCCCCCTCACCGCCGATCTCGCACTGTCCCTGGCCCAGGCGACCGCCGTCGTCCTGGGCCAGGGCCGTACTGCCGAGGCGCGTCGCGCCGCCGGCAAGCGCCTCAGCGCCGTCGTCGCGCGCGATCCGCGCGTCTCGGGCGAGTTCCTCTCGGCCGCGGTCGAGGCGGGTCTCGCCTCGTCGGGCGTCGACGTCTTCGACGCCGGCGTGCTGCCCACCCCGGCAGCCGCGTTCCTGATCGCCGACATGGATGCCGACTTCGGCGTCATGGTCTCGGCATCCCACAACCCCGCTCCCGACAACGGCATCAAGATCTTCGCGCGAGGTGGCGTGAAGCTGCCCGACGTCGTCGAGGAGCGCATCGAGAGCGCGATGTCCGGGCCCAAGCTGCTGCCCACCGGCGGCGCCATCGGACGCATCCGCCGGTTCGCCGACGCCGAAGACCGGTACGTCGTGCACCTGCTCGGCTCGCTGCCCCACCGCCTGGACGGCCTGCACGTCGTGCTCGACTGCGCGCACGGTGCGGCATCCGGAGTCTCTCCCGAGACCTTCAAGGATGCCGGCGCCCGCGTCACCGTCATCGGCGCCGACCCCGACGGCATCAACATCAATGACGGCGTCGGCTCGACGCACCTCGACGTGCTGTCGCGGGCGGTGCTCGAGCACGGCGCCGACGTCGGCATCGCGCACGATGGCGACGCCGACCGCTGCCTCGCGGTCGATGCGACCGGCAAGATCGTCGACGGCGACCAGATCATGGCGATCCTCGCGGTGTCGATGAAGAACCGCGGCCGCCTGAAGGACGACACCCTCGTCGCCACCGTGATGAGCAACCTCGGCCTGCACCGTGCGATGTCGGCCCACGGCATCCACGTCGAGACGACGGCGGTCGGCGACCGCTACGTGCTCGAGCGCATGAACGAGGGCGGCTTCTCGCTCGGCGGCGAGCAGTCCGGCCACGTCATCATGAGCGACTACGCCACGACGGGCGACGGCGTGCTCACCGGTCTGCATCTCGTCGCCGAGATGGCACGCACCGGCAAGACCCTCGCCGAGCTCGCCTCGATCATGACCGTGTACCCGCAGGTGCTCGTGAACGTGCGCGGTGTGGATCGTACGCGTGCGGGCTCCGACGACGTGGTTCAGGATGCCGTCGCCCGTGCCTCGGCCGAGCTCGGCCTCTCCGGACGCGTGCTCCTGCGACCCTCGGGCACCGAGGAGATGGTGCGCGTGATGGTCGAGGCGGGGTCGGAGGACGACGCCCGCCGGCACGCCGACGCGCTCGCCGATGTCGTGCGGGAGCGGCTGGCGCTGTAG
- a CDS encoding universal stress protein — protein sequence MVEPIVVGVTDAPAALRAVEWATKRASAHRLPLKLIEVVGGAVGAIGEDEVLERAVAAARERVEATASALPRLGLKVYMRVDRGNPVAVLTDASAHASLLVIGSDHQDGSGGRRGAHGQRIAAGAQCPVVVVPDVDVSKRTGVVVGVDGSPASEKAIAFAAAEADRLGEPLIAVAVWTPLEAPRNMAAVYPAEYLENMEKLTAEALGLSLAGLSAQYPDLAIEHRVERGYPAQIINELASSARLAVVGSRGRGALARFLLGSVSQDVLSRLATVTAVVR from the coding sequence GTGGTCGAACCTATTGTCGTCGGAGTCACAGACGCCCCCGCCGCGCTGCGGGCGGTGGAATGGGCGACAAAGCGCGCGTCGGCCCACCGCCTTCCCCTCAAGCTCATCGAGGTCGTGGGCGGCGCGGTCGGCGCGATCGGCGAGGACGAGGTCCTCGAGCGCGCGGTCGCGGCAGCACGCGAACGCGTCGAGGCCACGGCATCCGCTCTCCCTCGCCTCGGCCTGAAGGTGTACATGCGCGTCGATCGCGGCAATCCGGTCGCGGTGCTGACGGATGCCTCGGCCCACGCGTCGCTGCTGGTGATCGGGAGCGATCACCAGGACGGATCCGGGGGACGCCGCGGCGCGCACGGGCAGCGGATCGCCGCCGGAGCGCAGTGCCCTGTCGTCGTCGTGCCCGACGTGGACGTGTCGAAGCGCACCGGAGTGGTGGTGGGCGTCGACGGCTCGCCGGCGTCGGAGAAGGCGATCGCGTTCGCGGCCGCGGAGGCGGATCGCCTCGGCGAGCCGCTGATCGCCGTCGCGGTGTGGACCCCGCTCGAGGCGCCGCGCAACATGGCGGCCGTCTACCCCGCGGAGTATCTCGAGAACATGGAGAAGCTCACCGCCGAGGCCCTCGGCCTGTCGCTCGCCGGGCTCAGCGCGCAGTACCCCGACCTCGCGATCGAGCATCGTGTCGAGCGGGGGTATCCGGCGCAGATCATCAACGAGCTCGCCTCCTCGGCACGGCTCGCGGTGGTCGGGTCGCGCGGCCGCGGCGCGCTGGCACGCTTCCTGCTCGGTTCGGTCAGTCAGGACGTGCTCAGCCGGCTTGCGACCGTCACCGCCGTCGTGCGCTGA